From a single Bacteroidia bacterium genomic region:
- a CDS encoding glycosyl hydrolase, translating to MSSLIAPFLRSVFFLLVTVSSLTAQPVLFEWPESSRESKPWTRWWWPGSAVDSANITWNLAQISAAGFGGVEITPIYGAKGQEARFLPYLSPGWVSMLDFTLEEARRLGLSVDIPPGSGWRTGGPWVKLEDADSRMEISSLSLLPGAKWKADFKGRRILSVMAYGPGQTLDLSGRIRKDSTLRWKVPEGEWTIWTAEMVFRGGNVKRPAPGGEGYSITPYSSGALSRFLEAYDQRVGTLPHGPLHSYFHDSFEYTGDVSREIFDRFAEIKGYDLREHLPALSGKGWHMEVESIQADYREVLGIMLRDDFFTSFRDWAHAKGSLFRNQAHGSPGNLLDLYALADVPETEIFGPLSGPDANRLINRFASSAAHVAGRLYSSSESCTWLGEHFTVGLDSMKAAIDHLWLGGINHVFFHGTVYSPQDVPWPGWLFYASVQMNPQNPLWKEVPALSDYISRGQAVLQDGKPDNDILLYWPYHDVIEREGDLKQQFVVHKPEWFINSEFGRMAEKLESMGYSFDYISDQQLQNCSFQDGKIVTPGGSAYRLVLIPGCDYMPIETALAVENLAKTGGEIIMEKHIPRFAPGWKNKTVNSQILVETWQRILTQTPVKLVVDVTREMADRGVRREVLSKNGELGFIRRKNALGTYYLVVNEGNQPFSGYVTLAAEGSSVIIMDPMTGKTGLGDIRPPEKNKTQVFVQLPAKASLILRALTETIKGPRWVYEYPAGQDIPLTGEWKVEFLSGGPAIPPKKNLTTLTSWAEWGKSEESFAGTARYSLTFDDPGTGKNYLLDLGKVAETATIYLNGEKIITRLIAPYTCHLTKLKPTGNLLQVEVTNLAANRIRELDRQGVNWKNFYDINFVNRDYKKFDASEWPTYESGLIGPVTLQPISDKAYIFSYFTGNGEDGLHFALSRDGVKWEALNNGNSFLSPLIGESKLMRDPCITRGPDGEYHMVWTTSWSGVTIGYAHSKDLIHWSEQKAIPVMAHEPKVQNCWAPEVLYDEEQGQFMIFWSSTIPGRFPKTDKSERKGQNHRMYFTTTKDFETFSPTRLFFDQGFNVIDGSIVKADGKYAMFVKNESLIPTPEKNIRLTYADNLPGPWTRASEPITGDYWAEGPTATQINGKWFLYFDKYTQHQYGLLTSKDFKTWEDRSAELQMPKGIRHGTVFEITGEEATVLQRAEVNISPWEKTSGSRTKRPNILIAIADDQSFPHNGAYGFPSFATPAFDRIAKEGILFTQAFVASPGCSPSRAALLTGRNCWQLEEAGTHASSFPTKYVTFPDLLDAAGYQTGFTGKGWGPGNWQVSGRTQNPAGPEWNNYKMESPAGISATDYAANFAQFLQSKPADEPFYFWYGGHEPHRAYLEGIGAENGIDPAKIKVPAFLPAVPVVRSDMADYGYEIQWFDSHLARMLAMLEEAGELENTIVIVTADNGMPFPRAKANTYEYGIHVPLAVRWGAEIKGGHVVDDLVSFTDIAPTLLEAAGVVHPGEYPMAGKSLMSIWLSGKSGKVDPTRTAVYAARERHSSSRYRSLGYPQRCVRTEEYLYIRNFKPERWPAGPGEKFGGLMDISTRQRDQGYHDIDDGPTLQFLIKEADSPEYSKYLTLAVDLRPAEELYSIKSDPDCLHNLAEKPEHAAVRSRLAEQLMRYLKETGDPRVTGSGDVWETYKRYSPLRQFPEPDWAKQHPEWVPGE from the coding sequence ATGTCTTCCCTCATTGCCCCTTTCCTCCGTAGTGTGTTTTTTCTGTTGGTAACGGTTTCCTCTCTGACCGCGCAGCCCGTACTTTTCGAATGGCCGGAATCCTCCCGGGAATCCAAACCCTGGACCCGCTGGTGGTGGCCCGGCAGCGCGGTTGACAGTGCGAATATCACCTGGAATCTGGCGCAAATCTCCGCCGCCGGTTTTGGCGGGGTGGAAATCACGCCGATCTACGGCGCAAAAGGACAGGAAGCCCGATTCCTTCCTTACCTCTCACCCGGCTGGGTGAGTATGCTGGACTTCACCCTTGAAGAAGCCCGACGACTCGGCCTTTCCGTGGATATTCCGCCCGGCTCGGGTTGGCGCACTGGTGGCCCCTGGGTAAAGCTGGAGGACGCCGACTCGCGAATGGAAATTTCTTCCCTTTCCCTGCTTCCCGGCGCAAAATGGAAAGCGGATTTTAAGGGAAGGCGAATATTGTCTGTCATGGCTTACGGCCCCGGACAAACGCTCGATCTTTCCGGACGAATCAGAAAAGATTCTACCCTTCGCTGGAAAGTGCCGGAAGGAGAATGGACAATCTGGACAGCCGAAATGGTATTTCGCGGGGGGAATGTCAAACGCCCCGCCCCCGGCGGGGAGGGGTATAGCATTACGCCCTATTCTTCCGGTGCTTTGTCCCGGTTTCTCGAAGCGTATGACCAGCGGGTCGGCACACTGCCGCACGGCCCGCTGCATAGCTATTTCCACGATTCTTTTGAATACACCGGCGACGTTTCCCGCGAAATATTTGACCGTTTCGCAGAAATCAAGGGTTACGATTTGCGCGAGCACTTGCCCGCTCTCAGTGGAAAAGGCTGGCATATGGAAGTAGAATCCATTCAGGCGGACTACCGCGAAGTGCTGGGCATCATGTTGCGGGATGACTTTTTTACGAGTTTCAGAGATTGGGCGCATGCCAAAGGCAGCCTTTTCCGCAACCAGGCGCATGGTTCGCCCGGCAACCTGCTCGACCTTTATGCGCTCGCAGATGTGCCTGAAACCGAAATCTTCGGTCCGCTCTCTGGTCCCGATGCCAACCGGCTGATCAATCGGTTTGCGTCCTCCGCTGCCCACGTAGCCGGAAGGTTATACTCATCTTCTGAAAGCTGTACCTGGCTGGGCGAACATTTTACCGTCGGGCTGGACAGCATGAAGGCAGCGATTGACCACCTCTGGCTGGGGGGAATCAATCATGTGTTTTTTCACGGGACGGTCTATTCCCCGCAGGATGTGCCCTGGCCGGGTTGGTTGTTTTACGCCTCAGTGCAGATGAATCCCCAAAATCCGCTGTGGAAGGAAGTGCCTGCACTTTCGGATTATATCTCACGGGGGCAGGCTGTGCTTCAGGATGGGAAACCAGACAATGATATTTTGCTTTACTGGCCCTATCACGATGTCATTGAGCGGGAAGGTGATTTGAAGCAGCAGTTTGTCGTACACAAACCCGAGTGGTTTATCAACAGCGAATTTGGTCGCATGGCCGAAAAGCTGGAATCGATGGGTTATTCGTTTGATTATATTTCCGACCAGCAATTGCAGAATTGCTCATTTCAGGATGGGAAAATAGTCACACCCGGAGGCAGTGCTTATCGGTTGGTGCTGATTCCCGGCTGTGATTATATGCCCATTGAAACAGCGCTGGCAGTAGAAAATCTGGCCAAAACGGGTGGAGAAATCATAATGGAAAAACATATTCCCCGATTCGCCCCCGGCTGGAAAAATAAAACCGTCAATAGCCAGATTCTCGTGGAGACATGGCAGCGGATTCTCACCCAGACACCGGTCAAACTTGTCGTGGATGTAACCCGCGAAATGGCAGACAGGGGCGTTCGGCGTGAAGTCTTGAGTAAAAATGGCGAACTGGGGTTTATTCGCAGGAAAAATGCTTTGGGAACGTACTACCTGGTTGTCAATGAAGGCAATCAGCCTTTTTCCGGATATGTTACCCTCGCTGCGGAAGGTAGTTCTGTGATCATCATGGATCCGATGACCGGTAAAACCGGATTGGGCGATATACGTCCGCCCGAAAAAAACAAAACACAGGTATTTGTCCAGCTTCCTGCAAAAGCGTCCCTCATTTTGCGCGCCCTCACCGAAACAATCAAAGGTCCCCGCTGGGTGTACGAGTATCCGGCAGGCCAAGATATCCCATTGACCGGCGAATGGAAGGTGGAATTCCTCTCCGGCGGTCCGGCCATTCCCCCGAAAAAAAATCTCACCACACTTACCAGCTGGGCAGAATGGGGAAAGTCGGAAGAATCCTTTGCCGGAACGGCCCGATACAGCCTGACCTTTGATGATCCGGGTACAGGGAAAAACTATCTGCTCGACCTCGGAAAAGTCGCAGAAACGGCCACTATTTACCTCAATGGCGAAAAAATTATAACCCGACTGATTGCACCCTATACCTGCCATTTAACCAAACTAAAACCTACAGGCAACCTCCTTCAGGTAGAAGTAACCAATCTGGCCGCCAACCGCATCCGCGAACTCGACCGGCAGGGCGTAAACTGGAAAAATTTCTACGACATCAACTTTGTCAACCGCGACTACAAAAAATTTGATGCTTCCGAATGGCCAACCTATGAGTCCGGGTTAATAGGCCCTGTTACCCTTCAGCCAATTTCGGATAAGGCCTATATATTTTCCTATTTCACCGGAAATGGCGAAGACGGACTGCACTTTGCCTTGAGCCGCGATGGCGTAAAATGGGAGGCGCTGAACAATGGCAATTCTTTTCTTTCCCCTCTCATCGGCGAGTCAAAACTCATGCGCGACCCCTGCATCACCCGCGGGCCCGACGGCGAATACCACATGGTATGGACAACCTCCTGGAGCGGCGTCACGATTGGCTATGCCCATTCGAAAGACCTCATCCACTGGTCAGAACAAAAAGCCATTCCCGTCATGGCGCATGAACCCAAAGTGCAAAACTGCTGGGCGCCGGAGGTTCTCTATGATGAGGAACAAGGGCAATTTATGATATTCTGGTCGTCAACCATTCCCGGCCGATTTCCCAAAACAGACAAAAGCGAACGCAAAGGCCAGAACCACCGGATGTATTTTACCACAACCAAAGATTTTGAGACCTTTAGCCCGACCCGGCTATTTTTCGATCAGGGATTTAATGTCATTGACGGTAGCATCGTGAAGGCAGACGGGAAATACGCCATGTTTGTCAAAAACGAATCGCTTATTCCCACCCCCGAGAAAAATATTCGCCTGACCTATGCAGACAACCTTCCCGGTCCATGGACCCGTGCATCAGAACCCATTACCGGAGATTACTGGGCGGAGGGGCCAACCGCGACACAGATCAACGGCAAATGGTTTCTCTATTTTGACAAATACACCCAGCATCAGTACGGCTTGCTGACTTCCAAAGACTTCAAAACCTGGGAAGACCGTTCGGCAGAATTGCAAATGCCCAAAGGAATCCGGCACGGAACTGTATTTGAGATAACAGGGGAAGAAGCAACTGTTCTGCAGCGGGCAGAAGTGAATATTTCCCCATGGGAGAAAACCAGCGGATCGCGCACCAAACGCCCCAATATCCTGATTGCCATTGCTGACGATCAGTCCTTTCCCCATAATGGCGCCTACGGTTTCCCGTCATTTGCCACACCGGCATTTGACCGGATCGCCAAAGAGGGGATTTTATTCACCCAGGCATTTGTCGCCTCGCCCGGCTGTAGTCCGTCGAGAGCCGCGCTCCTCACCGGCCGCAACTGCTGGCAACTGGAGGAAGCCGGAACCCATGCCAGCAGTTTCCCCACAAAATATGTAACGTTTCCCGACCTGCTCGATGCCGCAGGATATCAGACCGGTTTTACCGGCAAAGGCTGGGGTCCTGGCAACTGGCAAGTATCGGGTCGCACCCAAAATCCCGCTGGTCCGGAATGGAATAACTATAAAATGGAAAGTCCGGCAGGCATATCTGCGACAGATTACGCCGCCAATTTTGCCCAATTTTTACAATCAAAACCTGCCGACGAACCCTTTTACTTCTGGTATGGCGGTCACGAACCCCATAGGGCGTATCTGGAGGGGATTGGCGCAGAAAACGGAATAGATCCCGCCAAAATCAAAGTGCCTGCCTTCCTGCCCGCCGTGCCCGTGGTGCGTAGCGATATGGCCGACTATGGCTATGAAATCCAATGGTTTGACAGCCACCTTGCCCGGATGCTGGCCATGCTCGAAGAAGCCGGCGAACTCGAAAATACCATCGTCATCGTAACCGCAGACAACGGGATGCCCTTTCCCCGCGCGAAAGCCAATACTTACGAGTACGGCATTCATGTGCCGTTGGCCGTGCGTTGGGGAGCCGAAATCAAAGGCGGGCATGTGGTGGACGATCTGGTCAGTTTTACGGATATTGCCCCGACCCTGCTGGAAGCGGCGGGAGTAGTTCATCCCGGCGAGTACCCGATGGCAGGCAAGAGCCTGATGAGTATTTGGCTTTCGGGCAAAAGCGGGAAAGTAGATCCGACGCGAACGGCGGTATATGCGGCGCGGGAGCGGCATTCGTCCTCGCGGTACAGGTCGCTGGGATATCCGCAGCGGTGTGTGCGTACGGAGGAGTATCTGTACATTCGCAACTTCAAGCCCGAGCGGTGGCCGGCGGGGCCGGGCGAAAAATTTGGCGGACTGATGGACATCTCTACCCGTCAGCGGGACCAGGGATATCACGATATCGATGATGGTCCGACGTTACAATTTTTGATCAAGGAAGCCGACAGCCCCGAATACAGCAAATACCTCACCTTGGCGGTGGACCTTCGTCCGGCGGAGGAGTTGTATAGTATCAAAAGCGATCCTGACTGTCTGCACAATCTGGCAGAAAAACCCGAACACGCGGCAGTAAGATCCCGCCTGGCGGAGCAGTTGATGCGTTATCTGAAAGAAACGGGCGATCCACGGGTAACCGGCAGCGGCGATGTGTGGGAGACGTACAAGCGATATTCGCCGTTGCGGCAGTTTCCCGAGCCCGACTGGGCGAAGCAGCACCCGGAGTGGGTACCGGGGGAGTGA